A window of Clostridium sp. 'White wine YQ' contains these coding sequences:
- the rfbD gene encoding dTDP-4-dehydrorhamnose reductase — protein MKILVTGSKGQLGKQIINILKNKRSEIGAISTEYDNLEIIQVDVEELDITDFISVKEYFGKVMPDVVINCAAYTNVDACESKEDLAFKINALGPRNLAIASNKFGAKLVHVSTDYVFNGEGTSPFKEYDMPNPVSVYGKTKLAGENFVREFADKYFIVRTAWLYGYEGNNFVYTIMKVGKEKGKLTVVNDQRGNPTNAEDLAHHLLKIAVTEEYGTYHCTGTGECSWYDFASKIIEFSEIECVVQPVTSEEYVRAAKRPSFSSLDNMMLRVTVGDEMRKWEDALKVFISKINK, from the coding sequence ATGAAGATATTAGTTACTGGTTCAAAAGGGCAATTGGGAAAACAAATTATAAATATATTAAAGAACAAAAGGTCAGAAATTGGAGCAATCTCTACAGAATATGATAATTTAGAAATTATTCAAGTGGATGTAGAGGAGTTGGATATTACTGACTTTATTTCTGTAAAAGAATATTTTGGTAAAGTTATGCCAGATGTAGTTATTAACTGTGCTGCATATACAAATGTTGATGCATGTGAAAGCAAAGAGGATTTAGCATTTAAAATAAATGCACTTGGGCCTAGAAATCTTGCAATAGCTTCAAATAAATTCGGAGCTAAGCTGGTTCATGTATCTACAGATTATGTTTTTAATGGAGAAGGTACAAGCCCTTTTAAGGAATATGATATGCCAAATCCAGTAAGTGTTTATGGAAAAACAAAACTTGCAGGAGAAAACTTTGTAAGAGAGTTTGCAGATAAGTATTTTATTGTAAGAACTGCATGGTTGTATGGATATGAAGGAAATAACTTTGTTTATACAATTATGAAAGTGGGAAAAGAAAAGGGTAAGCTTACTGTTGTTAATGACCAAAGAGGAAATCCAACTAATGCAGAGGATTTAGCACATCATTTACTTAAGATTGCAGTAACAGAGGAATACGGAACTTACCATTGTACTGGTACAGGAGAATGTTCATGGTATGATTTTGCAAGTAAAATTATAGAGTTCTCGGAAATAGAATGTGTTGTACAACCAGTTACATCAGAGGAATATGTAAGAGCTGCAAAAAGACCTAGTTTTTCATCACTAGATAATATGATGCTAAGAGTTACAGTTGGAGACGAAATGAGAAAATGGGAAGATGCTTTAAAAGTTTTTATAAGTAAAATAAACAAGTAG
- a CDS encoding sugar transferase gives MENVNSEILDNEETEVGRTDLNLKLRIYEFVKRIFDFVSSIIGLIVFSPIFLILIIIVKMDSKGPVFFGHKRIGYKGKTISVYKFRSMVQNADEVFKNFTPEQKEEFQKNFKLDDDPRITKVGDFLRKTSLDELPQLINIIKGDMSVIGPRPIVQKEVEKYGKYAEKLFSVKPGLTGYWQANGRSDTTYEERVQMDMYYIDNRSTWLDIKILFKTVISVIKKEGAV, from the coding sequence ATGGAGAATGTTAATAGTGAAATACTAGATAATGAAGAAACAGAAGTAGGAAGAACTGATTTAAACCTTAAATTAAGAATATATGAATTTGTTAAAAGAATTTTCGATTTTGTTAGTTCAATAATTGGACTAATTGTATTTTCACCAATTTTCTTGATACTCATTATAATAGTTAAAATGGATTCAAAAGGTCCTGTATTTTTTGGACATAAAAGAATTGGATATAAGGGAAAAACGATAAGTGTTTATAAGTTTAGGAGTATGGTGCAAAATGCAGATGAAGTTTTTAAAAATTTTACGCCAGAACAAAAGGAAGAATTTCAGAAAAACTTTAAGTTAGATGATGACCCTAGAATAACTAAGGTTGGTGATTTTTTAAGAAAGACAAGCCTAGATGAACTTCCACAGCTTATAAATATTATAAAAGGGGACATGAGTGTAATTGGACCTAGACCAATAGTTCAGAAGGAAGTAGAAAAGTATGGTAAATATGCTGAAAAACTATTTTCAGTAAAGCCAGGTTTAACAGGATATTGGCAGGCTAATGGGAGAAGTGATACTACCTATGAGGAAAGAGTTCAAATGGATATGTATTACATCGATAATAGATCAACTTGGTTAGATATAAAAATTTTATTTAAAACAGTTATTTCTGTCATAAAAAAAGAAGGGGCAGTTTAG
- a CDS encoding glycosyltransferase, whose product MARYKIDLICPLYKAEKYIEDLHKSLLMQSGSFDLNIKYVLTKVEKDNTENILKRINAHYKAIKPEEFSHSLTREKEAFESNGDVIVFITQDIIIRDSSWLEKLTSPIIRKECEASFSRQICENKSIERYTRINNYPEDSRIVSKDDIERLGIMTFFFSDAASAVDNKIFKELNGYDAKNLLTNEDMYFAHKLINSGYRIKYCADAQVIHSHDYKFSELFKRYFDQGVFLKQNSYLAKYRANESAFKLLRLVLVKSLVEGNLKAFFNVIPNFAARFLGNSYGKKYDKLSRNKIKKYSSNKYYWENN is encoded by the coding sequence ATGGCAAGATATAAGATAGATTTAATATGTCCGTTGTATAAAGCAGAGAAATATATTGAAGATTTACATAAGAGTCTGCTAATGCAGTCGGGAAGTTTTGATTTAAATATTAAATATGTATTAACTAAAGTAGAAAAGGACAATACAGAGAATATATTAAAGAGAATAAATGCCCATTACAAAGCTATTAAGCCGGAAGAATTTTCGCATAGTTTAACAAGAGAAAAAGAAGCTTTTGAATCTAATGGGGATGTCATTGTGTTTATTACTCAGGATATTATAATCAGGGATAGTAGTTGGCTTGAGAAACTTACATCTCCAATTATCAGAAAAGAATGTGAGGCAAGTTTTTCCAGACAAATATGTGAAAATAAATCTATAGAGAGATATACAAGAATTAATAATTATCCAGAAGATAGCAGAATAGTCTCAAAGGATGATATAGAAAGATTAGGAATAATGACATTTTTCTTTTCAGATGCGGCATCTGCAGTTGATAATAAAATTTTTAAAGAGTTAAACGGTTATGACGCTAAAAACTTATTAACAAATGAAGATATGTATTTTGCACATAAATTAATAAATAGTGGTTATAGAATTAAATATTGTGCTGATGCGCAAGTAATTCATTCTCATGACTACAAGTTTAGTGAATTGTTTAAAAGATATTTTGATCAAGGCGTATTTCTGAAACAAAATAGCTATCTTGCAAAATATAGAGCAAATGAAAGTGCTTTTAAGTTGTTAAGATTGGTACTTGTTAAATCATTAGTGGAGGGGAATTTAAAAGCCTTTTTTAACGTAATCCCAAATTTTGCTGCTAGGTTTTTAGGAAATAGTTATGGAAAGAAATATGATAAATTGTCAAGGAACAAAATAAAAAAATATTCATCCAATAAATATTATTGGGAAAATAACTAA
- a CDS encoding mannose-1-phosphate guanylyltransferase, producing MLCGLIMAGGKGTRFWPLSTEEKPKQFLTLLSDKSMLQMTVDRIKNLIPLERIFVCTGENYVGLVKEQLPELPDRNIIIEPEGRNTAPCIALSAMIINRYYKNSTMIVLPSDHLVRDEGAFLNCVSLGYEFVQDYTNAIVTLGIRPTRPETGYGYIKIQDDNKIENKNIYKANRFVEKPNIEKALEYLKQGSYFWNGGMFIWKINTILNLTEKHLMSTFSALKEILNCPENEIQSIVDANYRLTENTSVDFGIMEKAEDIYVITSDFGWDDVGNWTSIERYSSKDENGNVFNADGVSFKSNNNIVLTNKKILLNNVNDLIVVETDDYIMISSKHSEQEIKKAKELL from the coding sequence ATGTTGTGTGGACTAATTATGGCAGGAGGAAAAGGAACTAGATTTTGGCCATTATCAACTGAAGAGAAACCTAAACAATTTTTAACTCTTTTGAGTGATAAGAGTATGCTACAAATGACTGTGGATAGAATAAAAAATTTGATTCCATTAGAAAGAATTTTTGTATGTACAGGAGAAAATTATGTTGGACTAGTAAAAGAACAATTACCAGAATTGCCAGATAGAAATATAATTATTGAACCAGAGGGTAGAAATACAGCACCATGTATTGCATTATCTGCAATGATAATAAATAGATATTATAAAAATTCAACAATGATAGTACTGCCGTCTGATCATTTAGTAAGAGATGAAGGGGCATTTCTAAATTGTGTAAGTTTGGGATATGAATTTGTTCAAGATTATACGAATGCAATAGTTACTTTAGGCATAAGGCCAACTAGACCTGAAACTGGATATGGATATATAAAAATTCAAGATGACAATAAAATTGAAAATAAAAATATTTATAAAGCTAATAGGTTTGTTGAAAAGCCCAATATTGAAAAAGCATTAGAGTATTTAAAGCAAGGTTCTTATTTTTGGAATGGTGGAATGTTTATTTGGAAGATTAATACAATACTTAATCTAACAGAAAAGCATTTAATGAGTACATTCAGTGCTTTAAAAGAAATTTTAAACTGTCCAGAAAATGAGATACAGTCAATTGTAGATGCTAATTATAGATTAACTGAAAATACTTCAGTAGACTTTGGAATAATGGAAAAAGCAGAAGATATTTATGTTATTACTAGTGATTTTGGTTGGGATGATGTAGGAAACTGGACTAGTATAGAAAGATACTCAAGTAAAGACGAAAATGGAAATGTATTTAATGCAGATGGTGTTTCTTTTAAATCTAATAATAATATTGTTTTAACGAATAAAAAAATATTGTTAAACAACGTAAATGATTTAATTGTTGTCGAGACAGATGATTACATAATGATTTCTTCAAAGCATTCTGAGCAAGAAATTAAAAAAGCTAAGGAACTTTTGTAG
- the rfbA gene encoding glucose-1-phosphate thymidylyltransferase RfbA, producing the protein MKGIILAGGSGTRLYPVTKAMSKQMVPIYDKPMIYYPMSVLMLAGIREILIISTERDLPNFKELFGTGSDLGLKLEYAVQVAPNGLAEAFVIGEKFIGDDSVAMILGDNIFYGQNFSKNLYNASNLEKGAVVFGYYVQNPKAFGVVEFDSEGNVISLEEKPEHPKSKYAIPGLYFYDNSVVEKAKNLKPSPRGELEITDLNRLYLEEETLKVELLGRGMAWLDTGTHASMLQASNFVEAVQNTQGTYIACLEEIAYRKGWISKEELLELSKPLLKTGYGQYLQDIAEECENENLSKREVAATK; encoded by the coding sequence ATGAAGGGAATTATACTAGCAGGGGGATCTGGTACAAGATTATACCCTGTAACAAAAGCAATGTCTAAGCAAATGGTACCAATTTATGATAAGCCTATGATTTATTATCCTATGTCAGTTTTAATGCTAGCTGGAATTAGAGAAATATTAATAATATCAACTGAAAGAGATTTGCCTAACTTTAAAGAACTATTTGGTACTGGTTCTGATCTAGGATTAAAACTAGAGTATGCTGTTCAGGTAGCTCCTAATGGATTAGCTGAAGCATTTGTAATAGGTGAAAAATTTATTGGTGATGATAGTGTAGCTATGATTTTAGGAGATAATATATTCTATGGTCAAAACTTTAGTAAAAATTTATATAATGCTTCTAATTTAGAAAAAGGAGCAGTAGTTTTTGGATACTATGTTCAAAATCCTAAAGCTTTTGGTGTAGTGGAATTTGATTCAGAAGGAAATGTTATATCATTAGAAGAGAAACCTGAGCATCCAAAGTCTAAATATGCGATACCAGGATTGTATTTCTATGATAATTCTGTAGTTGAAAAGGCTAAAAATCTTAAACCTTCACCAAGAGGTGAATTGGAAATAACAGATTTAAATAGATTATATCTAGAAGAAGAAACTCTTAAAGTAGAATTGCTAGGAAGAGGGATGGCATGGTTAGATACGGGAACCCATGCATCTATGCTTCAAGCATCAAATTTTGTTGAGGCTGTACAAAATACTCAAGGAACTTATATAGCATGTCTTGAAGAAATAGCATATAGAAAAGGATGGATAAGTAAAGAGGAACTTTTAGAATTATCCAAACCTTTGCTTAAAACAGGTTATGGACAGTATTTACAGGATATAGCTGAAGAATGTGAGAATGAAAACTTATCCAAAAGAGAAGTAGCAGCAACTAAATAA
- the rfbC gene encoding dTDP-4-dehydrorhamnose 3,5-epimerase, with protein MGNFKFIETKIKDLYIIEPKVFGDNRGYFMETYNKNAFFEAGLTMEFVQDNESKSKKGVLRGMHFQTKHTQGKLVRATQGEVYDVAVDLRKGSPTFGQWEGVLLTAENKRQFYVPEGFAHGFLVMSDEAVFNYKCTDFYAPEYDSGLLWNDPEVGIEWPLDGIEEILLSDKDKVQKTLKELDLPFEYKGE; from the coding sequence ATGGGGAATTTTAAATTTATAGAAACAAAAATTAAAGATTTATATATTATTGAACCTAAGGTTTTTGGTGATAATAGAGGATACTTTATGGAAACTTACAATAAAAATGCTTTTTTTGAAGCAGGTCTTACAATGGAATTTGTTCAGGATAACGAATCGAAGTCTAAAAAGGGTGTTCTAAGAGGAATGCATTTTCAAACTAAACATACCCAAGGTAAACTAGTAAGGGCTACCCAAGGTGAAGTCTATGATGTAGCAGTAGACTTAAGGAAAGGATCTCCAACATTCGGGCAATGGGAAGGCGTTCTTTTAACAGCAGAAAATAAAAGACAGTTCTATGTACCGGAAGGTTTTGCTCATGGATTTTTAGTTATGTCTGATGAGGCTGTATTTAACTATAAGTGTACAGATTTCTATGCACCAGAGTATGATTCAGGGTTATTATGGAATGATCCAGAAGTTGGTATAGAATGGCCTTTAGATGGAATAGAAGAAATTCTACTATCTGATAAGGATAAAGTTCAAAAAACTTTAAAAGAATTAGATTTACCATTTGAATATAAAGGAGAGTAA
- the rfbB gene encoding dTDP-glucose 4,6-dehydratase, whose product MKTYLVTGGAGFIGSNFVLYMLNKYNDVKIINLDKLTYAGNLENLKSLEGNDNHVFVQGDICDKDLVTSLFEKYDIDYVVNFAAESHVDRSIKEPEIFAQTNVLGTVNLLNCAKNAWEIEDGWRPGVRYHQVSTDEVYGSLGETGFFMENTPLDPHSPYSSSKAGADFMVKAYFDTYNMPVTLTRCSNNYGPYHFPEKLIPLLINNCLNHKDLPVYGDGLNIRDWLYVEDHCKAIDMVVRDGKVGEVYNVGGHNERTNIQIVKTVIAYLHENVDKEITEDLIKHVEDRKGHDRRYGIDPTKIKKDLGWYPETTFEVGIVKTIKWYLDNKQWMENVTSGEYEKYYIQQYK is encoded by the coding sequence ATGAAAACTTATTTAGTTACTGGTGGAGCAGGATTTATAGGCTCAAATTTTGTTTTATATATGTTAAATAAATATAATGATGTTAAGATTATAAACCTAGATAAATTAACTTATGCAGGAAACTTAGAAAACTTAAAATCTCTCGAAGGTAATGATAATCATGTGTTTGTTCAAGGTGATATATGTGATAAGGATTTAGTTACATCCTTATTTGAAAAATATGATATTGATTACGTAGTTAATTTTGCAGCAGAATCTCATGTGGATAGAAGCATAAAAGAACCTGAAATATTTGCACAAACTAATGTATTAGGAACAGTTAACTTGTTAAATTGTGCAAAAAATGCATGGGAAATTGAAGATGGATGGAGACCAGGAGTTAGGTATCATCAAGTATCAACAGATGAAGTATATGGTTCCTTAGGCGAAACAGGATTCTTTATGGAAAATACACCATTAGATCCTCATAGTCCATATTCATCAAGTAAGGCTGGAGCTGACTTTATGGTGAAGGCATATTTTGATACTTATAATATGCCAGTAACATTAACAAGATGTTCTAATAATTATGGTCCATATCACTTCCCAGAAAAGTTAATACCATTATTAATTAATAATTGTCTAAATCATAAGGACTTACCAGTATATGGGGATGGACTTAACATAAGGGATTGGCTATATGTAGAAGATCATTGTAAAGCAATTGATATGGTTGTGAGAGATGGTAAAGTGGGAGAAGTTTACAATGTAGGCGGACATAACGAAAGAACTAACATACAAATAGTTAAAACAGTAATAGCATACTTACATGAAAATGTAGATAAAGAAATTACAGAAGATTTAATAAAGCATGTTGAAGACAGAAAAGGACATGATAGAAGATATGGAATAGATCCTACTAAGATAAAAAAAGATTTAGGATGGTATCCAGAGACTACTTTTGAAGTAGGGATAGTTAAAACAATTAAGTGGTATTTAGATAATAAACAATGGATGGAGAATGTTACTTCGGGAGAGTATGAAAAATATTATATTCAACAGTATAAATAG
- a CDS encoding glycosyltransferase family 2 protein, with translation MEKISIIIVNWNGKECLEKCITSLINQTYLNKEIIMVDNSSEDGSIEFVKSNFKSEVQIVENINNGYAGGANVGINSTNGEYIAIVNPDVVFEKDYFLNCVNYLNRNSKAGAISGKLLKYDFKTNTKKNIIDSVGISVKKNRAAYDIGQNMEDKGQYENAKRVFAVCGAAPVYRREALELIKFQNEYFDEDFFAYKEDIDLCWRLNWIGIESHYIPWAIAYHGRGMNGATGIIKKISNRRNQSNYLKGISFRNQYLMIYKNDCLNTVKKDLIRIGFRFLQYILYFLIFEPGNLKYLKELIRLKNEKFLLKKQHLLDIRKINENTINGLFEK, from the coding sequence ATGGAAAAGATCTCAATAATTATAGTTAATTGGAATGGAAAAGAGTGCCTTGAGAAGTGTATTACATCTTTAATAAATCAAACATATTTAAATAAAGAAATTATTATGGTGGATAATTCTTCAGAAGATGGGTCTATAGAATTTGTAAAGAGTAATTTTAAATCAGAAGTCCAAATTGTTGAAAATATTAATAATGGTTATGCAGGAGGAGCAAATGTAGGAATAAACTCCACAAATGGTGAGTATATAGCAATTGTAAATCCTGATGTAGTATTTGAAAAAGATTATTTTTTAAATTGCGTTAATTACTTAAATCGAAACTCAAAAGCTGGAGCAATTTCAGGAAAACTATTAAAATATGATTTTAAGACAAATACAAAAAAAAATATAATTGATAGTGTTGGAATTTCAGTCAAAAAAAATAGAGCAGCATATGATATCGGACAAAACATGGAAGATAAAGGACAGTATGAAAATGCAAAAAGAGTTTTTGCCGTTTGTGGTGCTGCTCCAGTGTATAGGAGAGAAGCACTTGAATTAATAAAATTTCAAAATGAATATTTTGATGAAGATTTTTTTGCGTATAAAGAGGATATTGATTTATGTTGGAGATTAAACTGGATAGGAATTGAATCTCATTATATTCCATGGGCAATAGCTTATCATGGGAGAGGAATGAATGGAGCTACAGGAATAATTAAAAAGATATCAAATAGAAGGAATCAGTCTAACTACCTGAAAGGAATTTCGTTTAGAAATCAATATCTTATGATTTACAAAAATGATTGCTTAAATACTGTGAAAAAGGATTTAATAAGAATTGGATTTAGATTCCTACAATATATTCTTTACTTTCTTATATTTGAGCCAGGAAACTTAAAATATCTGAAGGAATTGATTAGACTTAAGAATGAAAAATTTTTATTAAAGAAACAACATTTATTAGATATTAGAAAGATAAATGAAAATACAATTAATGGACTTTTCGAAAAATAG
- a CDS encoding glycosyltransferase family 2 protein, with amino-acid sequence MGKILAVIVTYNVESEISKNVIRLKNIVDELLIVDNGSDIRTKKSLEALESLEGVRIKFLTRNMGIAYAINTAFKYAEENGFEWVLTLDQDSKIFDDMIENMLKTYEMISDDVRDKVAILAPKYYEEKFYDKDNLNSSEEGYSTVLTEITSGNLVKINLLKEIGYLREDFFIDYVDHEFCLRINREGYKVLKIENALMLHNLGNKSENIIGKYKLTSSNHSPIRRYYMTRNRMWTWKEYKHIYPEWVKADKIKFWRELFKIVLFEKHKLSKIRMIILGICDFRKKKFGKYE; translated from the coding sequence GTGGGGAAGATTCTTGCAGTAATTGTAACTTATAATGTAGAAAGTGAAATCAGTAAAAATGTAATTAGGTTAAAAAACATAGTTGACGAATTACTTATAGTTGATAATGGCTCAGATATTAGGACAAAAAAAAGCTTAGAAGCACTTGAGTCTCTAGAAGGTGTGAGAATTAAATTTTTAACTAGAAATATGGGTATTGCATATGCAATAAATACTGCCTTTAAATATGCAGAAGAGAATGGCTTCGAATGGGTTTTAACGTTGGATCAGGATAGTAAAATTTTTGATGATATGATAGAAAATATGCTGAAGACATATGAAATGATATCGGATGATGTAAGAGACAAGGTTGCTATACTTGCTCCCAAGTATTATGAAGAAAAGTTTTATGATAAAGATAACTTGAATAGCTCTGAAGAAGGATATTCAACAGTTTTAACAGAAATAACATCAGGAAATTTAGTGAAGATAAACCTATTAAAAGAAATTGGATATTTAAGAGAAGACTTTTTTATTGACTATGTAGATCATGAGTTTTGCTTAAGAATCAACAGAGAAGGATATAAAGTTTTAAAAATAGAAAATGCATTAATGTTACATAACTTAGGGAATAAGTCTGAAAATATAATTGGAAAGTACAAATTAACTAGTAGTAATCATTCTCCAATAAGAAGATATTACATGACTAGAAATAGGATGTGGACTTGGAAAGAGTATAAGCATATTTATCCTGAATGGGTAAAGGCGGATAAAATAAAGTTTTGGAGAGAATTATTTAAGATTGTTCTTTTTGAAAAACATAAGTTGAGTAAAATTAGAATGATAATCTTAGGTATTTGTGACTTTAGAAAAAAGAAATTTGGAAAGTATGAATAG
- a CDS encoding O-antigen polymerase, with protein sequence MINPFFVYLVSFVGVLLTYLLGWSNLYPNLSLSLIVFLIVTFLSSGFLGRYYYKINGTEFNLISYKKKYMYGVYFIIIGFLLEFIYTKGMPLTNSSIIYADYKGIPTIHVILYTFTIFYSIFLFYLFICTRKKILIGGFIVTLIPSFLLISRGMLLNIFIGCFFVGLQYIVSKKLINKKVILGISSSILVVFFIFGLFGNYRNNKQISSVENKFSSDYILSIGEASNGFRNSIIPKPFFWAYLYISSPLANLQKNIDEYNPNINNVNFKKFITVEIIPDFISKRISSTYVKDSSKKVKLIKPNLVVGTVFMGAYYYLGWVGIILIYLYMAIFIFIYLKLIKENKTYYVVGIASLCNIIALNTFSNMLSYSGMLFQLVYPLAFFYFSKFIKIIKKNEYLNKKFKKLKRI encoded by the coding sequence ATGATTAATCCATTTTTTGTATATCTAGTTAGCTTTGTAGGTGTTTTATTGACCTATTTATTAGGTTGGTCTAACTTGTATCCAAACTTGAGTTTGAGTTTGATAGTATTTTTAATAGTGACATTTCTTTCATCCGGTTTTTTGGGAAGATATTATTATAAAATTAATGGTACAGAGTTTAATTTGATAAGTTATAAAAAGAAATATATGTATGGGGTTTATTTTATAATAATTGGATTTTTACTCGAGTTTATTTATACAAAAGGAATGCCATTAACAAATTCAAGCATCATTTATGCAGATTATAAAGGAATACCAACTATTCATGTAATCTTATATACCTTTACCATATTTTATTCTATTTTTCTATTTTATTTGTTTATATGCACTAGAAAAAAGATATTAATTGGGGGATTTATTGTAACATTGATTCCATCCTTTCTATTAATATCACGCGGTATGCTTTTGAATATATTTATTGGATGCTTTTTTGTTGGACTACAATATATTGTTTCAAAAAAGCTTATAAATAAGAAAGTTATATTAGGAATAAGTTCAAGTATTTTAGTAGTATTCTTTATTTTTGGATTGTTTGGAAATTACAGAAATAATAAGCAAATTAGCAGTGTTGAAAATAAATTTAGTAGTGATTATATTTTATCTATTGGTGAAGCATCTAATGGATTCAGGAATTCTATCATACCGAAGCCATTTTTTTGGGCATATTTATACATTTCTTCTCCATTAGCAAATTTACAAAAGAATATTGATGAATATAATCCAAATATAAATAACGTTAATTTTAAAAAATTTATAACAGTAGAGATTATTCCTGATTTTATATCAAAAAGGATATCTTCGACATATGTGAAAGACAGTAGTAAGAAGGTGAAATTAATAAAGCCTAATCTTGTAGTGGGGACAGTTTTTATGGGAGCTTACTATTACCTAGGATGGGTAGGGATAATACTAATTTATTTGTATATGGCTATATTTATATTCATATATTTGAAATTAATTAAAGAGAATAAGACTTATTATGTTGTTGGTATAGCATCTTTATGTAATATAATTGCTTTAAATACATTTTCAAATATGTTATCCTATTCTGGTATGTTATTTCAGTTAGTATATCCATTAGCCTTTTTCTATTTTAGTAAATTTATTAAAATAATTAAGAAAAATGAGTATCTAAATAAGAAATTTAAGAAATTAAAAAGAATATAA
- a CDS encoding glycosyltransferase family 4 protein: MKVLIVNRVDALENFGGDTMQMLETQKALKEMGIDVETVLGVQTIETYSKYDIIHFFNIQTEEFTYDEVIKAKSLGKKIVVSPIWWNYEQLMNDLPDNFYTKKARIVKKILGKKMLIFLKKLNQKKRNKKRIKILDIADQILPNSNMEIDCLKESFDKDYSYKCKVVYNGISEKYKDVGSVKQLEEIEKQGYIPFNYATQVGRVEIGKNTLLTIRACKELNIPLIIIGKWSNDEYFYECKKEAEGHKVLFLGKRSTEEIISVNSNAKLHILPSFRETPGLASLEAGALGCNIVSTIVGSTEEYFENYAYYCNPLDYKSIKSSIREAWENDKNKKLRELILNNYTWNIAAKQTLEAYEFCSRG, translated from the coding sequence ATGAAGGTATTAATTGTAAATAGAGTAGATGCGTTGGAGAATTTCGGCGGAGATACTATGCAAATGCTAGAGACACAAAAGGCTTTAAAGGAAATGGGTATTGATGTTGAAACTGTATTAGGCGTTCAAACTATTGAAACGTACAGTAAATATGATATAATTCATTTTTTTAATATACAGACGGAGGAATTTACTTATGATGAAGTGATTAAAGCAAAATCATTAGGAAAAAAGATAGTTGTTTCTCCAATATGGTGGAATTATGAGCAATTAATGAATGACCTACCAGATAATTTTTATACCAAGAAAGCAAGGATAGTAAAAAAAATACTTGGTAAAAAAATGTTGATTTTTTTAAAAAAATTAAATCAGAAGAAACGAAATAAGAAAAGGATAAAAATACTAGATATAGCAGATCAAATACTACCTAATTCAAATATGGAAATTGATTGCTTAAAAGAATCATTTGATAAGGATTATAGTTACAAATGTAAAGTTGTATATAACGGAATTTCAGAAAAATATAAGGATGTTGGAAGTGTAAAGCAGTTAGAAGAAATAGAAAAACAAGGATATATTCCTTTTAATTATGCAACACAGGTTGGAAGAGTAGAAATAGGAAAGAATACCTTGTTGACAATAAGAGCTTGCAAAGAGTTGAATATTCCATTAATTATAATTGGTAAATGGAGTAATGATGAATATTTTTATGAGTGTAAAAAAGAGGCAGAAGGGCATAAGGTTCTTTTTTTAGGTAAAAGAAGTACTGAAGAAATAATTAGTGTAAATAGTAATGCAAAGTTACATATATTGCCTAGTTTTAGGGAGACTCCTGGATTAGCAAGTTTAGAAGCAGGAGCATTGGGGTGCAATATTGTTTCAACAATTGTAGGAAGTACTGAAGAGTATTTTGAAAACTATGCTTATTATTGCAATCCTCTTGATTATAAGAGCATCAAGTCAAGTATTAGGGAAGCGTGGGAAAATGACAAAAATAAGAAATTGAGAGAACTTATTTTAAATAATTATACTTGGAATATTGCTGCAAAACAAACACTAGAAGCATATGAATTTTGTTCAAGAGGTTAA